TTTCCGCGCCGGCGGCGCGCTTGTCGGTTACCTCGCCGATGGCGACGATCTTACCGTCTTCGAACAGCAGATCGCCGATGGCATCCAACCCGCTCGCAGGGTCCAGCAGTCTGCCGCCGCGAATGAGATAGCTCACGCGCCCGCCCCCTCGGGGAGGACGGTGAGGCGTTCGCAGTAGGCACAGCGCAGCTTGCGGCCGGTGGCGCCGACTGGCTCGAACGCGGGTGCGAGATAGCGCTCCTGGGTGGTGATGCAGCGCGGGTTGGCGCAGGCGACCTCGGGCCGGGTGATGGGTTGGGGCGGGCGGCGCTCAGGCGCGTCGCCGCGCTTGACCTTGACCTGCGCCACCCCCAACAGCGCCGCCACCAGCGCCATGCGCACCGGCAGGCCGTAGGCCGCCTGGCGGAAATAGGCGGCGCGAGGATCGGCGTCAATATCATAGTGCAGCTCGTCCACCCGCGGCAGCGGGTGCATGACCAGGGTGTCGGGGCGCGCGCGGCTCAGCATGTCGGCGGTGATGCCGTAGGAGCTGCGCGCGGCGTCGAACTCCGCGGGGGTGGCGAAACGCTCGCGCTGGACGCGGGTCACATAGAGCGCGTCGAAGAGCGAGATGGCATTCGAGGTCAGGGCCAACTGGGCGTCGCCGCCCGCGGCCTGGCTCGACCGCACCAGCCCCGGATCCGCCACCAGCTCATCGAGGCTGCGATACTCGTAGGTGACGGCATTGTAGCGCTCGCGCAGGCGGTCGGTGATGTCGCGCGGCAGCTCCAGGCCGGGCGGGGCGACGCAGGCGATCTTGGCGCCGAAGCGCGCCAGGCCGTAGGCGAGCGAATGGGCGGTGCGGGCATGCTTGAGGTCGCCCACCAGCGCCACCCACACGCCCTCCAGGCGCCCCTTCTCGCGACGGATGGTGTAGAGGTCGAGCAGCATCTGCGTCGGATGCTCGTGGGCGCCGTCGCCGGCATTGATGACCGGCACCGCCGCGTAGTCCGCGGCCACGCGCGCCGAGCCCTCCAGCGGGTGGCGCAGGGCGATGAGGTCGGCGTAGCTCTCGACGATGCGCACGGTATCGGCCAGGGTCTCGCCCTTGGCGACCGAGGTCGAGGACACGTCGGCGCAGCTAATGACATCGCCGCCCAGGCGCAGCATCGCCGCCTCGAACGACAGGCGCGTGCGCGTGCTGGGCTCGTAGAACAACGTCGTCATCAGCTTGCCGCGCGCGAGGTCGAGCTTCGAGCGCACGCGCTGCGCCATCTCGTCGGCAAGCGCAAACAGGCCTTCGATCTCGCCGTTGGTGAGATCGAAACCCGACACCACATCCCGCCCCGCAAGGGTCATGGTCTGCCTCCCTCGAAGCGGCCTCCCCGCCGCCGACAAGGAATTGCAGCTTCGCGTTCACCTTGGCTCATCGGTTCCTCGACGCCTCCCGCTTCTCGATGAACACGCGCTCCTCGCCGTCGGGGTCGCGCAGGCGCACGGTGACGCGCTCGCGGTGGGAGGTGGGAACGTTCTTGCCGACGTAATCGGGGCGCACCGGCAGCTCGCGGTGCCCGCGGTCAATCAGGGTCGCAAGCTGGATGGCCCCGGGGCGCCCGCGCTCCATGATGGCGTCCATGGCGGCGCGCACGGTACGACCGGTGTAGGTCACCTCGTCCACCAGCACCACCCGCTTGTCGTCAATCGGAAAGGGCAGCTCGGTGGCGTCGGCGGCCTGCGCCGCGCGGTCGCGATCATCGCGATGGGGGGTGACATCGAGCGCTCCCACCGGCACCTGGATGCCTTCGATGGAGGCGATGAGCTCGCTCAGGCGCCGCGCCAGCGGCACCCCGCGCGTCAGAATGCCCACCAGCACCAGGTTCTCGGCCCCGCGGTTGCGCTCGATGATCTCGTGCGCGATGCGGGTCAGCGCGCGGCGGATGTCATCGGCGTCCATGATCTCGGGCGGCTGGTTGCTCATGGGAGAGGCTCCGGCTCGCAAAAAAATAAGGCCCTCCACGTGTGGAAAGGCCTTTTCGACTCCGGATGATATGTCATGCGCGCCCCTTGCCGACCTCGCGGGACCGGCTTAAAAGGGATATGTTCGGCTGACGTCGGACAAAGGGTATCACACCCCGCGCGGCATGTCAACCATTCTGCCGTTTGACGGTTACCCAGTTTCCGATCAGGTCGCAGCGAGATGCTTCACTGCGCGTGCCGACGCTGTCGCGCGAGCACGCTTCGTTCTGCATGACAGGAGCCGGGACGTGTCATTCAGAGTGGCTAAGCCCGGAGGGCCGCCACGGCGGTCGCTCCGCGACCTAGCCGCACAAGCGAAGAATCTCGCCTTCGTGACGAGCAAAGTGGGTAGCCGTCAGTTCTGCCGTTGCGGGTGTGACCTCGGAAAGTGGGAATCACTCTGGGGGCGCCCCGACAGGTCGGGGCGCGGATGTAGGGGCAAGGCATGCCTTGCCCCTACGAGGTCGCGCCCGGGCGTGCGCCCAGCCACCCCAACGAAAAGCGGTCACACCCGCCGTTGCGGCCCGGAGGTCCGTCTTCGGCGAGCCTTCCTCGAAACGCAATGGCAATTCGGGGGACGCACACCGTAGTCTCCTGGCCAGCAGCAGGTCTTCCTTGATTGAATTGTATGTCCCCAGAATGCCCTCCACCGTCAGCCGGTTATGGCGGGAAGACCATGCATTTAGTCGCAAGCAGAGTCAGGCTTGCGCAGCCAATAGTAGCCAATAGTATCATGAGCAATGCAAGTAGCCATTGTGGAAGCTGCGGCCACTCGTAACCATCCCGGAGGGCATGAACCGCCGGTGCAGTTAGCAGTAGACTGAACCCAACGATGCTGAACGACGCGAGATAATCGCTTAAAGAATCGACATAGGCTGGACCTGTGATGGGTCCAAATACGCTAGCCATGCGCATCCGTGCCAGCCCGTCGAAGACGCCTATTCCAATCTGAATCGCTAGATAGACCCACGCCCAGGTGAGCGCTAGCCGCGGAACGCGTCGCTTTACCGCGAGATATCCGACTACCCCGAGAGTCGCTAGTGCTGGCGCGACGCGGGCACCCAGTGACCATTGCATACCACTGACCTCCTCGTGGAGAACTCCATCGGCAACCAATTGAGGCAGGGGCAATTCCGGGGACACACAGCATAATTTCCTAACCAGCAGGCAGCTCTTCCTTCTTTCTCCGCACCCTCGGTCCCGGTTTGCCGCGCTGAGTGACGTCATGCGCCACCCCTGGCGCGACGATACGGGCGACGCAGGGCATGGCCCACTTGTACCACTATCAGCGCTCCCGGTCAATAATCAAGTCGTCTGTCCCCGGAATGCCCGCATCTGTCATCCCGCGCCCGCGGACTCACCTGCGCTCCGGCGCAGGTGAGAGCCCGTCTCGTCCTTGGTGACCTCGATGCGGTCCTGGAAGGCGTCCTTGAGGTCGTCAATGTGGGTGATTACCAGCACCTTCTCGAAATCGCCCTGGATGGCGTTGATGCACTCCACCAGCCGGTCGCGCGCCTGCGCGTCCTGGGTGCCGAAGCCCTCGTCTATGACCAGCGTCTGCAGCCGCGCCCCCGCCCGATGCGCCAGCAGGCGCGCCAGCGCCACCCGTACCGCGAAGTCCACCCGAAATGCCTCGCCGCCGCTGTAGAGCTCGTAGCGCCGAGTGCCCAGCTCATCGCTGATGTGCAGGTCCAGCGTCTCCGCCGCGTCGCCGTCGGGGCGCTCGCGCTGGGTGACGAAGGTGACCTGCATGCGCCCCTCGGTCATGCGCTCCAGCAGTTCGTTGGCATCCTCGGTGAGCTGCGGCAGCACCGTCTCCACCACCAGCGCCTGCACCCCCTGGCGTCCGAAGGCTTCCGCCAGCTCGCTGTAGAGCACGCGGTCGCTGTCCGCCGTGGCGCGCTCGCGCCGGCGCGCCTGCGCCTCGCGGCGCGCGGCGCCGCAGGCCGCGATCTGCGCGCGCAGACCGGCCAGCTCGCCCACCCGCCGGTCGCGCTCCTTGGCGGCGGCCGACAGGCGCGCCTGCGCCTGCGCGCAGGCGGCCGCGGCGGGCTTGGCATCGGCCGCGCGCTGCGCCAGGTCGGCGCGTTCGGCCTGGGCGCAGATCAGTTGCCGCCGCGCCTGGGCGAGGCTTTCCTCGACCTGCGCCAGATGCGCCTCGTCGCCGGGCAGCGCCTCCCGCGCGGACTCCAGAGCCCCCAGCTTCTTCTCCCACCCGGCGAGCCCGCGGATGGCCTCCTGCGCCTGCTTGTGGGCGGCGGCATCGTAGGCGATTTCCGCCAGCGCCGCCTCCGCCTCCGCCAGGCGGCGGCGGTCGTCCGGGGCGAACGCGCCCGCTTCCAGTGTTCGGCGCAGATCCGCGGCCCGCGTCGCCGAGTTGTCCGCCCTGACCGCTGCCGCGCGCGCCTCTTCGCGCTGCCGCTGCACCTGCCCCAGCCGCTTCTGCAACTCACCCGCCCGTGCGATGTACGGCTGGAGGGCGCGCATCTTCGCCTCCATCCGCTCCAGCAGACCGGCCGTCTCGTCGCGCGCGCGCTTCAGCTCCGCCAGCGACGACTCTTCGCGGTGCGACAGCGCCCGCGCCTGTTCCAGCAGCCGCCGCCGCAGTTCCTCCCCCAGCTCCTGCTCGCACAGGGGGCAGCGGGCGGAAGCCTTCGCCAGCGCCTCCATGCGCGCCGCCGCCTCGTCCAGCTCCGCCCGCAGCGACTTACCCGTCTGCTCGTCCGCCGCCGCCGCGGCGCGCAGCCGCTGCGCCTCTTCCCGGCACGATGCCAGCGCCGCCTCCGCCTCCCGGCAAGCGCGGATCTCGCCCTCGATCTCCTGCGCCTGGCGGGCCAGCGCCTCGGCCTGCCCCGCGGTCGCCCGTGATTCCTCGGCGGAGGCCTCGACCGCGGCCAGTTGCGTCTCCAGCCGCGCCTGCTCCGCCCGAATCGCCGCCGCGGCCTGATGGCGCGCCATCTCCACCGCCGCCGCCCGCTCGCGCCGCGCGCTCAAGTCTTCGTCCCGGCGGCGCACCTGCTCCAGCCGCGCCACCGCCGCCCGCGCCTCCTGCTCCTGCGCCAGCGCCGCCCGATGCGCGGCCACCCGCCGGGCGAAGTCCTGGTGCTGGCGTGACAGCGACTCGACCTGCGCCGCCGCCTGCTTGAGCGCCGTGTCCGCCCGCCGCAGCTCGGCCACCGCGCCATCGGCGGCGGCCTGGCACGCCCGCGCCTGCTCCAGCGCCGACTCGCACCGGGCCAGCTCCTGCTCGGAGTCCCCCAGCGCCGCCTCGGTCTCCCGCGCTTTCCCCTCCAGCTCCTGCTCGCGTTCGGCCTGCGC
This genomic stretch from Armatimonadota bacterium harbors:
- a CDS encoding SMC family ATPase, which codes for MIPVRLFLRNFMSYGEPGEELDFGFHTACLCGDNGNGKSALLDAMTWALWGRAPRLEGARSKDEEIIRRADGVNEALVEFQFAADGERYRVLRRLRRDRGQTLELYLADGESWRPLTGATKTDTEGVIQSLLGLDYHTFVMSSFLFQGKADSFTRARPGERKDVLGRILRLDLYDELAKRARDAGRECEGRSRQLGDEIARLQAQAEREQELEGKARETEAALGDSEQELARCESALEQARACQAAADGAVAELRRADTALKQAAAQVESLSRQHQDFARRVAAHRAALAQEQEARAAVARLEQVRRRDEDLSARRERAAAVEMARHQAAAAIRAEQARLETQLAAVEASAEESRATAGQAEALARQAQEIEGEIRACREAEAALASCREEAQRLRAAAAADEQTGKSLRAELDEAAARMEALAKASARCPLCEQELGEELRRRLLEQARALSHREESSLAELKRARDETAGLLERMEAKMRALQPYIARAGELQKRLGQVQRQREEARAAAVRADNSATRAADLRRTLEAGAFAPDDRRRLAEAEAALAEIAYDAAAHKQAQEAIRGLAGWEKKLGALESAREALPGDEAHLAQVEESLAQARRQLICAQAERADLAQRAADAKPAAAACAQAQARLSAAAKERDRRVGELAGLRAQIAACGAARREAQARRRERATADSDRVLYSELAEAFGRQGVQALVVETVLPQLTEDANELLERMTEGRMQVTFVTQRERPDGDAAETLDLHISDELGTRRYELYSGGEAFRVDFAVRVALARLLAHRAGARLQTLVIDEGFGTQDAQARDRLVECINAIQGDFEKVLVITHIDDLKDAFQDRIEVTKDETGSHLRRSAGESAGAG
- the pyrB gene encoding aspartate carbamoyltransferase, whose product is MTLAGRDVVSGFDLTNGEIEGLFALADEMAQRVRSKLDLARGKLMTTLFYEPSTRTRLSFEAAMLRLGGDVISCADVSSTSVAKGETLADTVRIVESYADLIALRHPLEGSARVAADYAAVPVINAGDGAHEHPTQMLLDLYTIRREKGRLEGVWVALVGDLKHARTAHSLAYGLARFGAKIACVAPPGLELPRDITDRLRERYNAVTYEYRSLDELVADPGLVRSSQAAGGDAQLALTSNAISLFDALYVTRVQRERFATPAEFDAARSSYGITADMLSRARPDTLVMHPLPRVDELHYDIDADPRAAYFRQAAYGLPVRMALVAALLGVAQVKVKRGDAPERRPPQPITRPEVACANPRCITTQERYLAPAFEPVGATGRKLRCAYCERLTVLPEGAGA
- the pyrR gene encoding bifunctional pyr operon transcriptional regulator/uracil phosphoribosyltransferase PyrR; amino-acid sequence: MSNQPPEIMDADDIRRALTRIAHEIIERNRGAENLVLVGILTRGVPLARRLSELIASIEGIQVPVGALDVTPHRDDRDRAAQAADATELPFPIDDKRVVLVDEVTYTGRTVRAAMDAIMERGRPGAIQLATLIDRGHRELPVRPDYVGKNVPTSHRERVTVRLRDPDGEERVFIEKREASRNR